The window ATGAGAAATCTCGAATATTTATTGCTGTCATCGATGTTTTAATATTGATTTCAGAATTTGTTGATATCTTCGAACAtcatattcttgaattgaagaattttgtTGTTTGTTCTTTAAGGCTGTTTTAGAAAGTACAAAAAGTTTCTATCTTCTCATGTAAAAAATTATCCTCAAAATACTATTTTATTAAGAAGAATTTGTGTGGAATATTCGATTATGGttcaacatttttcattgacgattgttattttatttattattatattccgaATGTGTTTTATTCTCAATAAGTTATGAATCTtcatgaattaatttattttcaactgTTTCCTTAAGTTCCTTaagtttataataaaaaattctagATGACGTTACTCTGTAGTATTTAGATGTagtaatttttatcaaatgagTAGATACTCTACAATTCTGTTCATATACTTAACAAAACTTGTATATTTAATTATTTGTCGtgtaaaaaacatttgaaatgaaaattgatgaccaaataaaataacttaaaaaaaaattaaatctaatTTTCTAAACTGCTTTTATCTAAACTCAGAATGAACTGATTTTCTATCAAGACCTTGATTTCTGAGGTTTGTGAGTTTATGCTAAGTATCAGCCGAGATGCAGAtcaattatttaaatatttttagtttATACGTAGTATTTCTATTTGGAACCGTTGGAAATCCCCTAATGTTTCtgcaattaaaatataaatcagGAAAGTGCTAACGTAAAGACAGTAGCTTTTGAGCACTCtgtttcatttcaattaatGTTTTAAATACTTGAATCTTTTATTTAAATTCGATTTTTATCAAACTTACATCAATCTTATAAGTAGAAGAAGTTGAATACAAATTCTTTGATATGTAGAAACACTCAATGTTTATCACAATGATTCCAATAAAATATATTAGAATTAACTTCGTCTATGACTCTTGTCTCCCCGTTTTCTCTTGTTTCTATGTCGGTGGCCACTACTGTCTGAGTCAGACGATGAAGTATCTTTCCGAGAAGATTTTTTCTTATGTATTCTCTTCTTGGAATTCTTCTTATCATCCTCACTGTCACTACTATCCTCACTATCACTACTCTCCTTAGTTGACTTTCGTTTTTTCTTATGtttcttcttggatttttttCTTTGCTTTTTGAGTTTCCTCAATTTTTGAAGTAATTCTTCCCTTCGTAGTTCTGTTAAAGGTGTGGTATATTCTTCCTCTGATTCGCTGCTGGTGCTACTTACATCTAAATGAATTTCCTTATTTGGGTCgactttcaaaaaatttctacACTGGTATGTTAAATGGCCAGCATATCCACACTTTTTACAAGCTGCTCTGGCAGTTTCTTTGGAGGAAGGCACAAGTTTTGATGCATAATTCTCCATGTTTCTTAATAATAAGGATCATTAAATTACTATAACGTAGAAGTAATCAGATAGAATAGGTTAGGTATATGACCTTGAGACCATCGAATTACGTCCAATTTTACGTCAAATTGGTAGCTagagaaaaaagttataaaATCAATAGATGTATGCACTCATTACGAATACAGTACAGATATGCAAATCATGTCAGAAATCTAAAATAGAATCGGTAGGAAATTTGGTAATAAGCCATCTATTCGCATTTTACTGAACTAATTATACAAACGACTAAAAACCTGCAATGAGCATAGAATCCTGTAATGAGCTACCCTTGCTCAAACCTAGTTCGAGCTACTCTTCTTAGATGACACTATTGAGCCCTAgcaaaaatttcttttcaggaaaattttatatgaagaGTTTATGGCCGaatctgcttcaaaatttgattggatCAGGAAATCTCGATGCTTAATACCGATTTACAATCCGATAATTCTTAGGAAGACTGTGATCTGAGATATCCAGCGTTTTGTaggatttttcgaaaaagaaaaactGGCCGAGGAGGACCTTCAAAATATGATATCTTAGAGaatttttgattctgaatactaACCTACCCTCGGTTTTTTCCTAACACGTCTCAAAGCTGAGATATtgcaaattttgtagaaaaaaagtGCTTTAAATGCAtaaacaaatttttctgatcgaaatCGATGCCTAATTCGGAATCTTCATCCTCGAAACCCTTCATAAacaccataaaaagttcaaaattcgatcggtcgattttttcgaaaaaaccaagactataaccttatgtaaatttcgaaaaaaaaatttttttgcatgaaaatttcatagaagATGCAATCGACCTCGGCGAACACAAATCTGCAATCGGATTGCCTCTAAAAGGTCttaatttcgagatatttcgagttttgtggaaaaattttcgAGCGAGCAGACTGCCCTCTGTTGACTTAAATCTGAGGTTTTCAAAATGGGTTTATATGCCCCACAACTTCAGTTGTGTGTAAACTGAGCTTTTAAggtttagaaaaatttttctgataaaaatagATGCTTAATTCAGTATCTACGACCTCGAAACTTcccaaaaatattataaaatgttcgaattcgatcggtcgattttttcggaaaaaccaagactataaccttggatatttttttgccaaaaaaagtttttgattcagatcgacttcaaaatttgatattatgaagaatttttaatGCTGAATCCatatttgcaatcagttcctccctaGGTGCCCcctaaattaaattatttcgaattttgtggaaaaattcGTAATGGGGTttggtctgccctctggtggtTCAAGCCTGAAGCTTGCAAAATGAGCATACATGCCCCACAACTGAGACATTTCTGTGGAAAAAAAGCAGTGATTTTGAGgtgtagaaaatttttttggtgagaATCGGTGCCTAATTCGGTTCTGCGACTTTGGAACTCTCTGAAAATTCGATTGgttgatattttcagaaaaaccaAGATACTTAAAtctctagaaaaaaatttttttcctgaaaatttgatacaagGTGTATTCGATCATACCGAATACAAATTTGCGAGCAGTTTGCTTCTAAAAGGTCtcaatttcgagatattttgattttagtgagaaaatttcaaagggagcttgatttgagatattacATAAATGAACTTTAATCGTTTCGCCCCAGAGAAagtaaattatcaatttttcaaggtgGTTTAGTCTGCTCCTGAGGCTTATAATATGGGTATGTGTGCCCCATAGCTGAGGTTGTGAGGCAAAAACCGAGTCCTCCACCTATCCGCATCTCACTGAACTAATAATTTCCGCGGACTAACACGTATAGAATTCTGTATTTGTACCTCCCTACCAATACCTGGTTCGAGCTATTCTTCCCAGATGGCACCaccgatttctagaaaaaatttatttgtaccTTCCCAGCATAATCTAGTTTGAGCTATTCTTCCCAGATGACACCACCGAGTCCTTGAAAAAATTCCTCAGGAAAATTTTACTAGGAGAGTTTATGGCCGGatatgcttcaaaatttgataaaatgaGGAAATCTCGATGCTTTATACCAATTTGCAATCAGATAATTCCTAGGAGAACTGTGAACCGAAAAATCCAGTGTTTTGTAGGAGGACCTTCCAAATATGATATCTTAGAGaatttttgattctgaatactaACCTACCATCGGTTGTTTCCTAACACGCCTCAAAGCCGAGATATATCAAATTTCTAAAAACCAAATCTGGTGAATGTAGGTACTACATTTAATTGCAGTTAATTTCTTCTTAATAAAGGACAGGAGTCTAGTCTAACTACTTGGTTTTTAAGAAAAGGAAACTCTTTAGAATAAAGGGATGTGTTCATTATTACAATAACaaagaattgaaattaactaataaatatttcaaaaaattgatatcaTTGGTATGTTGATCACCCTTGCCGAGCAAAGGTATGAAAtgaattctttttttctatttacAAACTGCTCAAATTTGAGCGAAACATATAACATATCATAAAATTTAGAGCCATCCAAACTTTGGTTGGCTTCTTTTATCAACTCTTCGTATATTCTTGGAGGCTAAAGGTGATTTTCCACCATCTGATGGCGTTGGACTTTGAGGCCTTGAGGTGCTCGGTGATGCTGTAGGAGTCTGAAAAAAATCTAGTCAGAAAAATTGCAAATGTTTAAATTCGATAATTTAAAATTCCACCAAGTCAAACACTTCCAAAAATTGTTCGAATTACAGTATTGGTAATAGTCTACCGGTGCCATATCCGGAGAATAAGAGGGTTCTTGTTGAATGATGCGTTATCGTATTTAAAAACTCCGCTTGAGTATAAGAGCAGTTTTTTTCGACAATTGTcgaaatttccatgaaaatgatTAACTTAAAGTACGAGGTGTCCCGAATTTGATGCTCACTAAGATCagaggtccttgaagattttatcACTAAGTCTTTTAGTTCTCGATatactttcagtgagcatcgaatttttgACACCCTGTACTCTATTCCTTCACATCAACTCACCAAAAGCTTTTGGTCGTTCGTCTTCAAACTGGACTTCAAGGGCACTTTTGGTGGTTCCTCTGCCTTCTCAACATTCACAGACTTCCCCATTTTAGGAGATTCCACTTGCACATCATCTAAGGCTGGCGAAAACGTCACAGAAGGACCTTTAATCTTAACTGGTTCTGGTATGGCTTCATCAGAAGCGTCTCCACTACCACTTGGTGGACTTGAAGTACTGCTATCTTCTGTTTCAACTCTCGTTGTCGTAGTTTTTTCCTCACATGATAATTCTGGAGCTCTTGGTGCTGTGTATTTTACTCGAACACCATCTTGAGATGTCGACGAAGATTCTTTTTTCAGCGTTTCCGGTGTTTTAGATGGAGTAGATGTTTCTTCGAGATCATCTTTAGAAGCTGAGTCTTCGTCTGGTGAAGATTTCTCCGTAGGGCAACTAGATGCatcatcaacaattttttctgaagaaatttgACTATCAGAAAGTGTTGCTTGCTTATGATCTCCTGTCGATTCAAGCTTGGTGGATTCGTTTTCAATTTCAGGCTGCTGAGCATCTGCTGGTGGCTGTTCTTCTGGCTGTACAATCCCGGAGGTGTACACTAAATTGGAGTTATCCAAAACGTCTTCGACACCAATCTGGGCGTCTGCTTTCATCTCCTCTCCCATTTTCTTCATAATATCGAAGTTTGTATCTGTACATTCCTCCTTTTGACCTTCTTTCTGTGTCTTCTCTGTTTCTTCAGTTTTAGTTTCCTCTGCTACTTCTATTTCCTCAGCTGCTAGTTCAGATTGCGAAGAAGAACTCATTGTATTTCTCCTGGAAATCTCCATGATGGTTTCCAAAGGAAACTCATTTCCCAGGATATGCTTGAAGGGTAAAGGTGAAGATTTCTCGTTCAAATTGATTAGATCAGGCTCTAATCTTTGAGAAAGCGCGGAGTTCAGCTCTGCTGCCTGAGATATTCTAGTTGGCGGCTTCAATTTACCACCGTCGAAGTCTCTTATGATGTTGATGATGTTCAGTCCTGTGGTATCTGGTAGACTTATTGGTGTAACGGATCTAGAGCCTTCTGGAGATTTTATGGTAAGGCTTTGGGCTGCTTGGATGGCTTGCTGAAGGTTCTGCTGTTTTCTGAACGAGTCTCTGCTGTTGCAATGTCCAATTTGGGACCTGAAATCAAAGAAAAGGAATGATCAAGGTGGTGTATCGATCTATTCTTTTTCAGCTTACGCTATGCATGCTCCTTTAACAACTTGGCGCCATTTGTTCATTCCAGAATTGAGGATAGCTAGCTTGGCTATTCTTcggaatctgaaaattcagaaatgtAATGAAAAAGAAGGAGAGTATTTGGATTTTAAGTACCTGGCAGTTGCAGTTTCGTTTTCTGGAGGAGCATAAAGAAATTCTTCATCATCTTCTGTTGCTACTGGACCAACCTTGAAGTCTTTCATCAATCTTCGTTCCCAGACCTTGTTTTTCTTTCCAAGTATTgctgaaaaaagttttcaattgaaGACCAAATTTCCTTAGAAGTGTTAGAAGGTTAATTCATCTTCACCTTTTTCTTTTCTATCAGCTGAAGAAGTATCCATTCCATTCCGATGTAAGACTTCCAGTATTTCATACCTGAACGAGGAAATATCGCTCTTGAGCTCGTTAACATCATCCTCAGTTACTGGATTCTCTTCTTCTTTCTTATGTTGGGCTGCAACATAGCGCCAAACTAGAGCTCTCATCACTGCTGAATATTTGTAATCTCGTTCTCTCTCTTCCCTGTTTCGTATCTACAATTGGAAAATATAGCCACAAGAAagatgaagggtgttttttttagagctatagaactttaaattgcaataaaacaacgatggattattcgattgacatgaattttatttatccgcaagataatcttgtggcattacattttaaatatgatttctggcatatgaccgccacggctggctcggatgtagtccaatctggacgtccaattttcgatgactttttccaacatttgtggccgtatatcggcaattacacggcgaatgttgtcttccaaatggtcaagggtttgtggctcatccgcatagaccaatgactttacatagtacCACAgcaagtagtctagcggtgttaaatcacaagatcttggagaccaattcacaggtccaaaacgtgaaattaggtggtcaccaaacgtgtctttcaataaatcgattgtggcacgagctgtgtgacatgttgcgctgtcttgttggaaccacagcttctggacattatggttgttcaattcaggaatgaaaaagttagtaattaatcatggctctataccgatcatcattgactgtaacgttctggctatcatcatttttgaagaagtacggaccaatgattccaccagcccataaagcgcaccaaacagtcagtttttctggatgtaacggtgtttcgacatacactcgaggattagcttcactccaaatgcggcagttttgtttattgacgtagccattcaaccagaagtgcgcttcatcgctaaacaaaataaaatggacttagtgcgcgatacgtattccgcacagaaccattattttcaaaatgaaattgcact is drawn from Harmonia axyridis chromosome 7, icHarAxyr1.1, whole genome shotgun sequence and contains these coding sequences:
- the LOC123683827 gene encoding protein SREK1IP1-like; its protein translation is MENYASKLVPSSKETARAACKKCGYAGHLTYQCRNFLKVDPNKEIHLDVSSTSSESEEEYTTPLTELRREELLQKLRKLKKQRKKSKKKHKKKRKSTKESSDSEDSSDSEDDKKNSKKRIHKKKSSRKDTSSSDSDSSGHRHRNKRKRGDKSHRRS